Proteins encoded by one window of Sphingomonas ginkgonis:
- a CDS encoding DUF962 domain-containing protein — MTGRIRSFADFWPFYLREHASPRTRALHYAGTSLVVAITLAALATGRTGLLIALPVAGYGFAWAAHFLVEKNRPATFTHPLWSLAADFRMWGLWLTRRLGPELERAGVTRR, encoded by the coding sequence ATGACCGGACGCATCCGCAGCTTCGCCGACTTCTGGCCCTTCTACCTGCGCGAGCATGCCTCGCCGCGGACCCGGGCGCTCCATTATGCCGGGACCAGCCTGGTGGTGGCGATCACCCTCGCGGCGCTGGCGACGGGACGCACGGGGCTGCTGATCGCGCTGCCGGTCGCGGGCTACGGCTTCGCCTGGGCGGCGCACTTCCTGGTCGAGAAGAACCGCCCGGCGACCTTCACCCACCCGCTCTGGTCGCTCGCCGCGGATTTCCGGATGTGGGGACTGTGGCTGACGCGCCGGCTCGGGCCCGAGCTGGAGCGCGCGGGGGTGACGCGCCGCTAG
- a CDS encoding DUF427 domain-containing protein, translating to MAEAWWNDTLIAKSDDIVTVEGNAYFPIEAVTPGVLTDSATTSVCPWKGTAYYYTLAAGGAENKDAVWYYPEPKDAAKQIEGRVAFWKGVEVR from the coding sequence ATGGCCGAGGCATGGTGGAACGACACGCTGATCGCCAAGAGCGATGATATCGTGACCGTCGAGGGGAATGCCTATTTCCCGATCGAGGCGGTGACCCCCGGAGTCCTCACCGACAGCGCGACCACGAGCGTCTGCCCGTGGAAGGGGACGGCCTATTACTACACGCTGGCCGCGGGCGGCGCCGAGAACAAGGACGCCGTCTGGTACTACCCCGAACCGAAGGACGCGGCGAAGCAGATCGAGGGCCGGGTGGCGTTCTGGAAGGGGGTGGAGGTGCGGTGA
- a CDS encoding DUF3253 domain-containing protein has product MSDAAVRAVMALLADRAADATICPSEAARALATARGEADWRPHMAEVHDAVDRLVADARVRLSWKGTAMATRNGPYRIGRQGR; this is encoded by the coding sequence GTGAGTGACGCCGCGGTCAGGGCGGTGATGGCCCTGCTCGCCGATCGGGCGGCGGACGCCACCATCTGTCCCAGCGAAGCCGCGCGGGCGCTTGCCACCGCGCGTGGCGAGGCGGACTGGCGACCGCACATGGCCGAGGTGCATGACGCGGTCGACCGGCTGGTCGCAGACGCCCGGGTGCGGCTGAGCTGGAAGGGCACAGCGATGGCAACGCGAAACGGTCCGTACCGCATCGGTCGGCAAGGGCGATGA